A genome region from Candidatus Hydrogenedentota bacterium includes the following:
- a CDS encoding lysophospholipid acyltransferase family protein, producing the protein MARRRFAKAVIGRVSVAFARVLAMLSIGASRRIARALTPVLYHLLPRVRNTGMANLDLAYGDTLSDGEKRRILRGSIENMLIVAFELFQIPKLEGAFLERNIRVKGTEFIPGESGCVAIGAHHGNWEWSATAMARRGYKACEIVREFDDPHLNAFIDGTRRSGGVITIPKDRAAREMMERLANGYMVGILADQNPRENAVPVTFFGHPCWATIGPALAAARARVPIIPFSITRDPDDGYTLEFFPPIEMVNTGRTREDLVVNTQRCQDALEAIVRRAPEQWLWLHRRWKERPHLEAEWKRRTGENR; encoded by the coding sequence ATGGCGCGCCGCCGGTTCGCCAAGGCCGTTATTGGGCGCGTTTCGGTGGCCTTTGCCCGGGTGTTGGCCATGCTTTCCATCGGAGCCAGCCGCCGAATCGCGCGTGCGTTGACACCTGTTCTCTACCATCTTCTCCCGCGCGTGCGGAACACGGGCATGGCCAACCTCGACCTCGCGTACGGCGACACGCTGTCCGACGGGGAAAAACGGCGCATTCTGCGGGGATCGATCGAAAACATGCTGATTGTGGCGTTCGAACTCTTCCAGATTCCCAAGCTCGAGGGTGCCTTCCTTGAACGGAATATTCGCGTAAAAGGCACGGAATTTATCCCGGGCGAATCCGGCTGCGTCGCGATTGGCGCGCATCACGGAAACTGGGAGTGGAGCGCGACGGCCATGGCCCGGCGCGGCTACAAGGCCTGTGAGATTGTGCGCGAATTCGACGATCCGCATCTCAACGCCTTCATAGATGGGACGCGGCGATCAGGGGGGGTGATTACCATTCCCAAGGACAGGGCGGCCCGGGAAATGATGGAAAGACTGGCCAACGGATATATGGTGGGCATTTTGGCCGATCAGAATCCGCGCGAGAACGCCGTGCCGGTCACGTTTTTCGGCCATCCGTGCTGGGCCACCATCGGCCCGGCCCTCGCGGCGGCGCGCGCGCGTGTGCCCATTATCCCCTTTTCGATTACACGCGATCCGGACGACGGGTATACGCTCGAATTTTTTCCTCCCATCGAAATGGTGAACACCGGCCGCACGCGCGAGGATCTGGTCGTGAACACACAACGCTGCCAGGACGCGCTCGAGGCCATTGTCCGCCGGGCGCCGGAACAATGGCTCTG